In the Borrelia turicatae 91E135 genome, one interval contains:
- a CDS encoding hemolysin family protein, with amino-acid sequence MLELTIILIFIILSAIFSASETAYTSLSLIQLQDIKKKGKLGTVVYNLAQNPSKLVTTILIGNNIANITASALTTKFVLDKYGNNALALSTGIITIIVLICSEIFPKQIAILNNESIVLSTSILLKILTIIFTPAIYVINGIVKILLSLCKIKASQKMTKDSIKNMLFLAEKLGILENDDRIFMQKMLNIGEVRASEVMTHRTEVFSLSSTSQLKDKIKLIKKEGYSRIPVYKGQNREQIIGILITKDLIEISKKKLEQNIIKFVKPAVFVQQNKRIKDILDIMRQKQKIMAIVIDEYGGFAGILTIEDIVEKIFGAIFDEYDFEEQKQLITKKDENIYLISGETTFDEIEETVGIKIQHKDYINTIGGYIMDLLDKIPTGGEQVSTEHGEYLIEEIQNHKIKKITFTKLDKE; translated from the coding sequence ATGTTAGAATTAACAATTATATTAATATTCATAATACTATCAGCAATTTTTTCAGCATCAGAGACAGCCTACACATCATTAAGCCTAATTCAACTTCAAGACATAAAGAAAAAAGGCAAATTAGGAACAGTAGTATACAATTTAGCCCAAAATCCATCAAAGCTTGTAACGACAATTCTAATCGGGAATAATATTGCTAACATAACAGCAAGCGCTCTTACAACAAAATTTGTCCTCGACAAATATGGAAACAATGCACTTGCTTTATCAACTGGAATCATAACAATAATAGTGCTTATATGCTCAGAAATATTTCCTAAACAAATTGCAATTTTAAATAATGAGAGCATAGTTTTATCAACCTCAATCTTACTCAAAATATTAACAATCATATTCACACCAGCAATATATGTAATTAATGGAATAGTTAAAATTTTACTAAGCCTATGTAAAATAAAAGCAAGTCAAAAAATGACTAAAGATAGCATTAAAAACATGTTATTTTTGGCCGAAAAATTAGGAATTTTAGAAAATGATGACAGAATATTCATGCAAAAAATGTTAAACATAGGAGAAGTTAGGGCTTCTGAGGTTATGACACACCGAACAGAAGTATTCTCACTCTCAAGCACATCGCAATTAAAAGATAAGATCAAACTAATTAAAAAAGAAGGATATTCCAGAATTCCTGTATACAAAGGTCAAAATAGAGAACAAATAATAGGAATTTTAATAACTAAAGACCTAATCGAAATAAGTAAAAAAAAACTTGAACAAAACATTATTAAATTTGTCAAACCTGCTGTTTTTGTACAACAAAACAAAAGGATAAAAGATATACTAGATATCATGAGACAAAAACAAAAAATAATGGCCATCGTTATCGACGAGTATGGAGGATTTGCAGGAATACTTACAATAGAAGACATAGTAGAGAAAATCTTTGGTGCAATATTTGATGAATATGATTTTGAAGAACAAAAACAACTCATTACTAAAAAAGATGAAAATATCTACTTAATATCAGGCGAGACCACATTTGATGAGATTGAAGAAACAGTTGGAATAAAGATTCAACACAAAGATTACATAAACACAATTGGAGGATATATAATGGATTTACTTGACAAAATACCCACGGGCGGAGAACAGGTTAGCACAGAACATGGAGAATACTTAATAGAGGAAATCCAGAATCATAAAATAAAAAAAATAACATTTACAAAACTTGACAAGGAGTAA
- the rsmD gene encoding 16S rRNA (guanine(966)-N(2))-methyltransferase RsmD — translation MHVSAGKYKGWKVAFPKIGGVRPVMAIVREAFFSIFLNQILGSNFLDVFAGTGIMSLEALSRGANLAHLVDCNKFSKNVLIKNFEVVSEPYKFFFRKAELFLKKSDLFYDFIYLDPPFGYSFKENLLRIISENESLNKDAKIIIHYPSRENLDNNILRLSKYDFRKYGGSKLDFFKVKSYV, via the coding sequence ATGCATGTAAGTGCAGGTAAGTATAAGGGATGGAAGGTTGCTTTTCCTAAAATAGGTGGTGTGCGTCCTGTGATGGCTATTGTTAGAGAAGCATTTTTTTCCATTTTTTTAAATCAGATTTTAGGATCGAATTTTCTTGATGTATTTGCAGGTACGGGAATAATGTCTCTTGAAGCTCTAAGTAGGGGAGCTAATCTTGCTCATCTTGTTGATTGTAATAAATTTTCTAAAAATGTTTTGATTAAGAATTTTGAAGTTGTGAGTGAACCTTACAAATTTTTTTTCAGGAAGGCTGAATTATTTCTTAAAAAGAGTGATCTTTTTTATGACTTTATTTATCTTGATCCGCCTTTTGGATATTCTTTTAAAGAGAATTTACTTAGAATAATATCAGAAAATGAAAGTTTAAATAAAGATGCAAAAATTATTATTCATTATCCTTCGAGAGAAAATTTGGACAACAATATTTTAAGACTCTCTAAATATGATTTTAGAAAGTATGGGGGGTCAAAACTTGATTTTTTTAAAGTTAAGTCTTATGTTTAA
- the hflC gene encoding protease modulator HflC translates to MKYILKFLFSIAKILAFTLIFGLISLAIMQPLYILKENEISITTRLGKIERTENTAGLKYKIPFIENVQIFPKNILRWDGEPQRIPTGGEEKQLIWIDTTARWKIVDINQFYTAIKTMNRASTIINAAIEPAVRGVIAKYPLLEIIRSSNDPIQRLSDGVLTPQEITDNTTYKITKGRKIIENEIIEVSNKNTKDIGIEIVDVLIRKIGYDPSLIDSVHNRMISERQQIAEEQRSTGIAEQTEILGSIEKEKLKLLSEAKAEAAKIKAEGDHEAAKIYANAYGKNVEFYKFWQALESYKTTLKDKRKIFSTNMDFFRYLHNKK, encoded by the coding sequence ATGAAATACATACTAAAATTTTTATTCTCTATTGCTAAGATTTTAGCTTTTACATTAATATTTGGATTAATATCGTTAGCTATAATGCAACCACTCTATATTTTAAAAGAAAATGAAATCTCAATCACCACAAGACTTGGTAAAATTGAAAGAACTGAAAACACAGCAGGACTTAAATATAAAATCCCATTTATTGAAAATGTACAAATATTTCCCAAAAACATACTTAGATGGGATGGAGAACCTCAAAGGATTCCAACAGGAGGAGAAGAAAAACAATTAATCTGGATAGATACAACTGCTAGGTGGAAAATTGTAGACATTAATCAATTTTATACAGCAATTAAAACAATGAATAGAGCTTCTACAATAATTAATGCAGCTATTGAACCTGCGGTCAGAGGTGTTATTGCCAAGTATCCTTTGCTTGAAATCATCAGAAGTTCAAATGATCCAATTCAACGTCTATCTGATGGAGTTTTAACACCACAAGAAATTACAGATAACACAACTTACAAAATCACAAAGGGTCGAAAAATAATTGAAAATGAAATAATTGAGGTTTCCAACAAAAACACAAAAGACATTGGTATTGAAATTGTCGACGTTCTTATTAGAAAAATTGGTTATGATCCAAGTTTAATTGACTCTGTACATAACAGAATGATTTCAGAAAGACAACAAATTGCAGAAGAACAAAGAAGTACAGGAATTGCTGAGCAAACAGAAATACTTGGTAGCATTGAGAAAGAAAAGCTAAAGTTATTAAGTGAGGCAAAAGCTGAAGCAGCTAAAATTAAAGCTGAAGGGGATCATGAGGCTGCAAAAATTTATGCAAATGCTTATGGCAAAAACGTTGAATTTTACAAATTTTGGCAAGCACTAGAGAGTTACAAAACAACACTCAAAGACAAACGAAAAATATTCTCAACAAATATGGATTTTTTTAGATACTTGCATAATAAAAAATAA
- a CDS encoding tetratricopeptide repeat protein, translating into MNKCLLLLKNLIVLLILLLNSNLAYSQRLIRIGQEEIKNKNYSQAIKILSEAIQKYPKVQNGYYFLAIAYRENNQLTEAEGALLDGIAIGGDIDYKLYFELGNIMFKRGEGYYNLAIKYYSNSVKNMPNYDKALLNRANSYVEQGKINFKEKNYKNAWDSYTMAIHDYSQFITLRYESEKKNAILHMIALLRNKKAALEELDKSLKNRSEYIATEHQKDKENTQEHMNKKDNKNTQENMSKKDNKNTQEHMSKKDKENTQEHMNKKDKENTQENMSKKDNTKTQEHMNKKDKENTQEHMSKKDKENTQEHMSKKDNKNTQEHMSKKDKENTQEHMNKKDKENTQEHMSKKDKENTQEHMSKKDNKNTQENMNKKDKENTQENMSKKDNTKTQEHMNKKDKENTQEHMNKKDKENTQEHMSKKDNTNTQENMSKKDNKNTQEHMNKKDNKNTQEHMSKKDNKNTQEHMNKKDKENTQEHMNKKDNKNTQEHMSKKDNKNTQEHMNKKDKENTQKHMSKKDNKNTQEHEKKKTMLKDKFEDNLKTDSLIELDKINWQEELNIDE; encoded by the coding sequence ATGAATAAATGTTTATTATTGCTTAAAAATCTGATTGTCTTGCTTATTTTATTACTTAATTCAAATTTGGCATACTCTCAAAGATTAATTAGAATTGGACAAGAAGAGATAAAAAATAAAAATTATTCACAAGCAATAAAAATCCTAAGTGAAGCCATTCAGAAATACCCAAAAGTACAAAACGGCTATTACTTTCTAGCAATAGCCTATAGAGAAAACAATCAACTAACAGAAGCAGAAGGGGCTCTGCTTGATGGAATTGCAATAGGAGGAGACATTGATTATAAATTATATTTTGAACTGGGTAACATAATGTTTAAACGAGGCGAGGGTTATTATAACCTAGCAATCAAATATTATTCCAATTCAGTTAAAAATATGCCCAATTATGACAAAGCACTTCTTAATAGAGCAAATTCTTATGTTGAACAAGGAAAAATTAATTTTAAGGAAAAAAATTACAAAAATGCATGGGATTCATACACTATGGCAATCCATGATTATTCACAATTTATTACATTAAGATATGAAAGTGAAAAAAAAAATGCTATTCTCCACATGATAGCTCTGTTAAGAAATAAAAAAGCCGCTCTTGAAGAACTTGACAAAAGTCTTAAAAATAGAAGTGAATACATTGCCACAGAACACCAAAAAGATAAAGAGAACACACAAGAACATATGAACAAAAAAGATAACAAAAACACACAAGAAAATATGAGCAAAAAAGATAACAAAAACACACAAGAACACATGAGCAAAAAAGATAAAGAGAACACACAAGAACACATGAACAAAAAAGATAAAGAGAACACACAAGAAAATATGAGCAAAAAAGATAACACAAAAACACAAGAACACATGAACAAAAAAGATAAAGAGAACACACAAGAGCATATGAGCAAAAAAGATAAAGAGAACACACAAGAACATATGAGCAAAAAAGATAACAAAAACACACAAGAACACATGAGCAAAAAAGATAAAGAGAACACACAAGAACACATGAACAAAAAAGATAAAGAGAACACACAAGAGCATATGAGCAAAAAAGATAAAGAGAACACACAAGAACATATGAGCAAAAAAGATAACAAAAACACACAAGAAAATATGAACAAAAAAGATAAAGAGAACACACAAGAAAATATGAGCAAAAAAGATAACACAAAAACACAAGAACATATGAACAAAAAAGATAAAGAAAACACACAAGAACATATGAACAAAAAAGATAAAGAGAACACACAAGAACATATGAGCAAAAAAGATAACACAAACACACAAGAAAATATGAGCAAAAAAGATAACAAAAATACACAAGAACATATGAACAAAAAAGATAACAAAAACACACAAGAGCATATGAGCAAAAAAGATAACAAAAACACACAAGAGCATATGAACAAAAAAGATAAAGAAAACACACAAGAACATATGAACAAAAAAGATAACAAAAACACACAAGAGCATATGAGCAAAAAAGATAACAAAAACACACAAGAACATATGAACAAAAAAGATAAAGAGAACACACAAAAACATATGAGCAAAAAAGATAACAAAAACACACAAGAACATGAAAAGAAAAAAACAATGTTAAAAGACAAATTTGAAGATAATTTAAAAACAGATTCTTTAATTGAACTAGACAAAATTAATTGGCAAGAGGAGTTGAACATAGATGAATAA
- the hflK gene encoding FtsH protease activity modulator HflK → MLNDILKFFNKTYEYMIILIVLVIILLITIANIFVVGPSDEAIVLRLGKLNRILEPGIHIKIPLIEEKLIVPVKIVQEVKFGFNTNNNTGPNLNEDDGIIITGDLNIIKVEWLVQYKISDPYSFMFKVEDPAKTITDIAKSSMNRLIGDNTIFEIINDNRVGVTEGVKASMNEIIKTYDLGIDIVQVQIRNAMPPKGKVYEAFEDVNIAIQDKNKFINEGRKKFNQIIPKIRGEALKLIEEAKGYKENRINTALAETAIFNAILNAYIKDPEITRERIYNEAMKEILESKDNIEIIDKNLNNFLPFKEVK, encoded by the coding sequence ATGTTAAATGATATCTTAAAATTTTTCAACAAAACATATGAATATATGATAATTCTAATTGTATTAGTAATAATATTACTAATAACCATTGCAAATATTTTTGTGGTAGGACCATCTGATGAAGCTATAGTTCTTCGTCTTGGCAAGTTAAATAGAATACTTGAACCAGGCATACATATAAAAATTCCATTAATTGAAGAAAAATTAATTGTACCAGTAAAGATCGTACAAGAAGTTAAATTTGGTTTTAATACAAATAATAACACAGGTCCTAACTTGAACGAAGATGACGGGATAATTATTACTGGTGACTTAAATATAATTAAGGTTGAATGGTTAGTACAATATAAAATCAGTGACCCATATTCTTTTATGTTTAAAGTAGAAGATCCTGCAAAAACCATAACAGACATTGCAAAATCATCAATGAACAGATTAATTGGGGACAATACTATTTTTGAAATAATTAATGATAATAGAGTTGGTGTTACAGAAGGAGTAAAAGCCTCTATGAATGAAATCATAAAAACATATGATTTAGGAATTGATATTGTTCAAGTACAAATCAGAAATGCTATGCCACCAAAGGGAAAAGTTTATGAGGCATTTGAAGATGTTAATATCGCAATCCAGGATAAAAATAAATTCATTAACGAGGGAAGAAAAAAATTTAATCAAATAATTCCAAAAATTAGAGGAGAAGCCCTTAAACTGATAGAAGAAGCCAAGGGATATAAGGAAAACAGAATAAATACTGCATTAGCTGAGACCGCCATTTTTAATGCAATACTAAATGCATACATCAAAGATCCAGAAATTACAAGAGAGAGAATCTATAACGAAGCAATGAAGGAAATCCTTGAGAGTAAAGACAATATTGAAATAATTGACAAAAACTTAAATAATTTCCTTCCATTTAAGGAGGTTAAATAA
- a CDS encoding BB_0208 family protein: protein MKIAPKYQEFYNSLSILKKYININIEEKILRYSILSKLYKLNEEEIQNLIKISQDYELKKNKINITLEEYYYEKIQDKKIKNWILEIIREKNSLQIKKETNLISKRSGITYKLHSTNFLKIIEIQNNSKYTQEKKELYKQLILNFSSNLKIENLEPTIDILIAVKHRNKEKIKRILKYNQSFQRLFKSSLGKKQSRVIKLKKLLILTYWPVGCLSKSLFNKILTKNYRYIIDEVLTLKYDEILKYLKTIKTFSLNEIFYKGSNKNSNFNYFFSEFMKYTPNDFQNTLKTYLFSLEKTAIKQYLEWFFKDKVPNEWEDFIFAIEYLETHKLLNLSSNIKDIIIAKFKAEEFFVSFEKMNFNPYKSSKIFQNKNIKRIFLQNVINYIKDNSTKIDTYGWIAFYIYADKNDKAKFSKDIKNFFENKNLEIQNQIFVYFLSFYPNIDKKHFEFISEIMIHLDKDKISIPQEIIKMQEISPYRLNYRKSYIFVKSLILRTRVFKILHKNIKLELLFKIEEFKTETLLPAICYITCYSKPNALKEEQTMSSEKKEEIMKFVTFLTKE from the coding sequence ATGAAGATAGCACCAAAATATCAAGAGTTTTATAATTCTCTTAGCATATTAAAAAAATATATAAATATAAACATAGAAGAAAAAATTTTAAGATATAGCATCTTATCAAAACTCTACAAGCTCAATGAAGAAGAAATTCAAAATCTTATAAAGATAAGTCAAGATTACGAACTTAAAAAAAACAAAATCAATATCACACTTGAAGAATATTATTATGAGAAAATACAAGACAAAAAAATAAAAAATTGGATACTAGAAATAATTAGAGAAAAAAATTCATTACAAATAAAAAAAGAAACAAATCTTATCAGCAAAAGATCTGGGATAACATATAAATTACATTCCACCAACTTTTTAAAAATAATTGAAATACAAAATAATAGCAAATACACACAAGAAAAAAAAGAATTATATAAACAATTAATATTAAATTTCTCTAGTAACTTGAAAATAGAAAATCTAGAACCAACAATAGATATATTAATAGCTGTAAAACATAGAAATAAGGAAAAAATTAAACGCATACTAAAATATAATCAATCATTTCAAAGATTATTTAAATCAAGTTTAGGAAAAAAACAAAGTAGAGTAATAAAACTAAAAAAATTACTCATCTTAACCTACTGGCCAGTAGGATGTTTATCCAAATCACTTTTCAACAAAATTTTAACAAAAAATTACAGATACATAATAGATGAAGTTTTAACTCTAAAGTATGATGAAATTCTAAAATACCTAAAAACAATTAAAACTTTCAGTCTTAATGAAATTTTTTACAAAGGATCAAATAAAAATTCTAATTTTAACTACTTTTTTAGTGAATTTATGAAATATACTCCTAACGATTTTCAAAACACTTTAAAAACTTATTTATTTTCACTTGAAAAAACTGCAATAAAACAATACCTAGAATGGTTTTTTAAAGACAAAGTACCAAATGAATGGGAAGATTTCATCTTTGCAATTGAATATCTTGAAACACATAAACTGCTCAACCTAAGTTCCAATATCAAAGATATCATCATAGCAAAATTTAAAGCAGAAGAATTTTTTGTATCTTTTGAAAAAATGAATTTCAATCCATACAAAAGTTCAAAAATATTTCAAAATAAAAATATAAAAAGAATATTTTTACAAAATGTAATAAATTATATAAAAGACAACTCAACAAAAATAGATACATACGGATGGATTGCATTTTACATTTATGCAGATAAAAATGATAAGGCAAAATTCTCAAAAGATATAAAAAACTTTTTTGAAAACAAAAACCTTGAAATTCAAAATCAAATATTTGTATATTTTTTATCCTTTTATCCAAATATTGACAAAAAACATTTTGAATTCATATCAGAAATAATGATACACCTAGATAAAGATAAAATTTCAATACCTCAAGAAATAATAAAAATGCAAGAAATAAGTCCTTACAGATTAAATTATCGTAAATCATACATTTTTGTCAAATCATTAATCCTAAGAACAAGGGTGTTTAAAATATTACATAAAAATATTAAACTAGAACTGCTATTTAAAATAGAAGAATTTAAAACTGAAACATTACTACCTGCCATATGCTATATTACTTGTTATTCCAAACCAAATGCATTAAAAGAAGAACAAACAATGTCATCCGAAAAAAAAGAAGAAATAATGAAATTTGTTACATTTTTAACTAAAGAATAA
- a CDS encoding UDP-N-acetylmuramoyl-L-alanyl-D-glutamate--2,6-diaminopimelate ligase, which produces MNKKMLNNVLSKLDKNFVKEIKGSCEVEILGLTYDSRCVLSHFVFFALPGLHFDGQEFINSAIEQGSNVIVHTNDINFYDPNVTYIKIDSCNIKKFMSNFAHIFYNEPSKNLKIIGVTGTDGKSSVCFYIYTLLKSMGVKVGFISTVFFEDGSGTLVKNPYRQSTPESTEIHLVLSKMVENNVEYAIVESTSHGLDIRTSRLIDIAYFVAVLTNVSHEHLEFHGTMQHYLNAKLNLFSSADANGGFGIINMDDKNFSTFLNTINRAYTYSLENKNADFFVSKINEQMGFTEFEFYHKNVKYDARVNLTGSFNVENVMAALIVVSQVMNVDVSELIDKLVNIEGLFGRMQGVDFGQDFSLIIDYAHTPGAFLKIFPIFKRLSKNRLISVFGSAGERDVLKRKLQGEIADRYSDIIILCDEDPRGEDSMQIIRDIAEGISGKTLNRDLFFIPDRKSAIEKAINIAHTDDLVVTLGKGHENSIIYKDRSIFWDEQAVVKDIISRNRS; this is translated from the coding sequence ATGAATAAAAAAATGCTTAATAATGTTTTATCTAAGTTAGATAAGAATTTTGTAAAGGAAATTAAAGGGTCTTGTGAAGTAGAAATCTTGGGACTTACATATGATTCAAGATGTGTTTTATCTCATTTTGTATTTTTTGCTCTTCCAGGACTTCATTTTGATGGTCAAGAATTTATCAATTCGGCAATTGAGCAGGGTAGTAATGTTATTGTTCATACTAATGATATTAATTTTTATGATCCCAATGTGACATATATTAAAATTGATTCTTGTAATATAAAAAAATTTATGTCAAATTTTGCTCATATTTTTTATAATGAGCCTTCAAAAAATCTTAAGATTATTGGCGTTACAGGAACTGATGGTAAAAGTTCTGTTTGTTTTTATATCTATACTCTATTAAAATCTATGGGTGTTAAAGTTGGTTTTATTTCAACGGTATTCTTTGAAGATGGAAGTGGAACGCTAGTTAAGAATCCTTATAGGCAGTCGACTCCAGAGTCAACAGAAATTCATTTAGTTCTTAGTAAAATGGTAGAAAACAATGTTGAATATGCTATTGTTGAATCGACTTCGCATGGCCTTGATATTAGAACATCAAGACTCATTGATATTGCGTACTTTGTTGCTGTTTTAACTAATGTTAGTCATGAACATCTTGAATTTCATGGTACTATGCAGCATTATTTAAATGCTAAGCTTAATCTTTTCTCTTCTGCAGATGCTAATGGTGGTTTTGGTATTATTAATATGGATGATAAAAATTTTTCTACCTTTTTAAATACTATTAATAGGGCTTATACGTATAGTTTAGAGAATAAAAATGCTGATTTTTTTGTAAGTAAGATTAATGAACAAATGGGTTTTACTGAATTTGAGTTTTATCATAAGAATGTTAAATATGATGCTAGAGTTAATTTGACTGGCAGTTTCAATGTCGAAAATGTTATGGCGGCTTTGATTGTTGTTAGTCAAGTTATGAACGTTGATGTTTCAGAACTTATTGATAAGCTTGTAAATATTGAGGGTCTTTTTGGACGAATGCAAGGTGTTGATTTTGGGCAGGATTTTTCTTTAATTATTGATTATGCGCATACACCCGGAGCTTTTCTTAAAATTTTTCCTATCTTTAAAAGACTTTCAAAAAATAGATTGATTTCTGTTTTTGGTTCTGCTGGAGAGAGAGATGTTCTTAAGAGAAAGTTGCAAGGAGAAATTGCAGATAGATATTCAGATATAATAATACTTTGCGATGAAGATCCAAGAGGTGAAGATAGTATGCAAATAATTAGAGATATTGCGGAAGGAATTTCAGGAAAAACTTTAAATAGAGATTTATTTTTCATTCCTGATCGAAAAAGTGCAATTGAAAAGGCAATAAATATTGCACATACTGACGATTTGGTGGTTACTCTTGGAAAGGGGCATGAAAACTCAATAATATATAAAGATCGAAGTATATTTTGGGATGAGCAAGCTGTTGTTAAAGATATAATTTCGAGAAATAGGAGTTGA
- a CDS encoding UTP--glucose-1-phosphate uridylyltransferase, with protein sequence MKGIILAAGYGTRFLPITKTIPKEMLPILNKPSIDYIIEEFTSSGIKEILIITSRRKGVLDNYFDREIELETVFTKECKKDLLEKIKLKDINISFIRQNEMMGTGHALLHAKPWIGTDNVIVAYPDDLHVGSPSLTTQLIELHKKTGKNILSVIENPKDINRYGVIKLNKDNIHVKDIVEKPEVGKEPSNKASIGRFLYTHEFFKFLEEGFKIHQKGEYHHIYALKKLMSENKVLYKEIEGERLDIGDIGGYLEAIIKIAKRDDKLLQIIKDSLRN encoded by the coding sequence ATGAAAGGTATTATCTTAGCTGCGGGATACGGAACAAGGTTCTTACCCATAACAAAAACTATTCCAAAGGAAATGCTACCAATTTTAAACAAACCATCAATTGATTACATTATTGAAGAATTTACTAGTTCTGGAATCAAAGAAATACTAATAATAACTTCAAGAAGAAAGGGTGTTTTGGATAATTATTTTGATAGAGAAATTGAACTCGAAACTGTATTTACCAAAGAATGTAAAAAAGACTTGCTAGAAAAAATCAAACTTAAAGATATTAATATTAGCTTTATAAGGCAAAATGAAATGATGGGCACAGGTCACGCTCTACTGCATGCAAAACCCTGGATAGGTACTGACAATGTAATAGTCGCATACCCTGACGATTTACATGTTGGATCACCATCCTTAACAACACAATTAATAGAATTGCATAAAAAAACTGGAAAAAACATATTATCTGTTATTGAAAATCCTAAAGACATTAACAGATATGGAGTAATAAAATTAAATAAAGACAATATTCATGTCAAAGACATAGTAGAAAAGCCAGAAGTTGGCAAAGAACCAAGCAATAAAGCATCTATTGGAAGATTCTTATATACCCATGAATTTTTCAAATTTTTAGAAGAAGGATTTAAAATTCACCAAAAAGGAGAATATCATCATATTTATGCCTTAAAAAAACTCATGTCTGAGAACAAAGTATTATACAAAGAAATAGAAGGCGAAAGACTTGACATAGGTGATATTGGGGGATATTTAGAAGCAATAATCAAAATTGCAAAACGTGATGATAAATTATTACAAATCATTAAAGATTCACTAAGGAACTAA